agagacaggaagagagagacagacgcagggagagagaggggcagagacatggagaaaaagagataggagagagacagagagagagagagagacagagagagagagagagacagagagagaggcagagacagagagagagacagacagacagagacaggcagggACACAGGGGCAGAGAcatggagaaaaagagacagacgagagagagagacacagagaggaagagagacaggcagggagagagaggggcagagacatggagagaaagagagacagaccagagagagagtgtgtgaaaGAGtgagacaggaaagaaaaaaaagagagagagagagaatacactCTCATATACACATGCTCATGCACGTGTGGGAGATTTTAATTAAGTTAATGTACACAATTCTTTTCAGTTTGGGGAGTTGGGGGTCAGTTGGCAAGGCAAGCATTTTACGGGAGGATTAAATGAAGAAAGACTATGTATTAGACATCCCCCTAGAAGTGATCATTAGGATTCCTAgatgttgttgttttaattagtGTTGGGGTTAAATTAGGGTTGAGTTTGTTTTCCTGTTAGAAGCTAATTGTAATGGAAAACTATAGAAAGTATTTGGTATACAAACAGCCCTTTTAGGTTACAGATAaaaaattgcaaaactttttggaAGTCTGGACACATAAGAGATACTTAGCAGGCGCTTGATCTTCAGTCTTAGAGTTTGAAACTTAGAAGGGTCACTCCAGGGCtcgtaggatcatagatttagaggtggaagggacctcagagaccactGAGACCGTTTTACAGGTggcaaactgaggcagagggcTGAAGTgccctgcccaagatcacatagctagtcagtaaCCGAGATGGGGTTTGACTCCATGTCCAAGTTGTCTGGTTCAAACTCTCAGCAGCGGACAGACCCCTGGACGGCCCCTCAGGCGGGTGGTCACCCAGCCTCTTTGGGAACATTTCCTGGACCGGGCATGCAGGACTCGGGAAGCAGCTGCGTTCCCTTGTTGGGCTGCTCTTGTCGGTAGGTCTTCCTCGCGCTGAGCCAACTCTGCCTCTCTGGGACTTCCAACCCGCGTAGGAGGTTCTGCCCTTCATTACTGCACCGAGTAAGTCACTGGGTTAGTTAAGAGAAACAAAAGTGTATTATGTATTCAACGACATCAGttcctctaacatttattaagtgccagaccTAATCCCTGCCTCCAGGAGCAGGAAAGGGAACCCCGGGCACTCGGCAAGGGCGAGAGTGAGGGGCAAAGTTGGCGTGGGGAGAAGTGCTTGAGAGCTCCACTGTGGAGGGTCCTAACTACTTGACCAAAGAGTTTCTGTTTTATCCTAGAGACGGGAGAGTGTCACTGAAGGGTTTGAGTAGTGTAGTGGGTCCTAGAATATTATTTGGAGAACCGAACAGTGGATTAAAAATAGAGAGACCAAGGGAGGCTATTAGTAGGGATAAGGTGAGAAAATACTTTGAGAGACAGTGATCAGGACCTGGATGGTCACCAGTTGTGTGGAGAGACGGGCAGGAGGTACACCTCTTGTGGCAATAGAATTGGCAGAACCTAACAAAGGATCGGCTATGAGAAGTGAGAGCGGGGGAAGATGTCCGGAACAGAGAAAGGGATGGTAGGAGAAAGAGATGGGGGTGTAACGGGTGCGTTGACTTAAAGATGCCACCTAGATATCCAGGTAGAGAGTCTAGCAGGCagttggaaatgaggaaatggaagttcAGGAAGAGAGATAGGTATGACTATCTGcttctttccttattcctttttcccctttctcctcttttctcccttccttccttccttccttccttccttccttccttccttccttccttccttccttccttccttccttccttccttccttcctcccttccttccttccttccttccttccttccttcctctctccttccctccctcttccttctcttccttccttccatcctcccttccttttgtcctttctctcttcctctttccttctttttccctcctcttcctcccttccttccttccttcttctctcttctttcctctctccctccctcctccctctcttccttccttcctccctccctcttttttccttcctccctccctctcttccttccttcctccctccctcttccttccttcattccttccttcctcccttccttcctccctccctccctccctctcttccttccttccatcttcccttccttttgtcctttctctctctctctttccttcttttttccctcctcttccttccttccttccttcctccctccctctctctctctctcccttcctctctttctctcttcctctctttctgctttccttcctccctctcttctttccttctatcattcctcccttccttcctcccttgtaTTTGGAAGCCACCTAtacagaagggagaaaaaggggggaTCGAGGAATATATACCCTTTATACCCTATTTTTATTCAGTTAAAATGAGTTTAGCATCTGAGAAGAGTGAGTACCTGTGAGCATTATaactccttttttcattttgcatagATAAAGTGACTTCTTTTTATCCAGTTCATTCTTTTTACACTTCAagttttatggatttaaaaaagaaattagaaattcacCTCACCTTCACTTGGGAATGAATTCCTTCCAATCCTTTACCCAGtgagaagacaaagaaagggaaaaatccattcagaaaaaaataactaagacTTCCAACAAATCGGGAGAGTCATATTCAACGTTCCATATAATTTCTCCCCACAAGCAAAGAAAGGAGGGATATATTTTTTCTCAGGACCAAACCTGACCATTATGATTATAGTCTTCCCCTaccttcttatttcttatttctccttGCATTGCCTTCTTGTTTCATTTAGTGATCCTTGTGGGTGGAGGGAAGGTTTCCACTGGGAGTTCCCTATCTGATAAAAATCACAGATCCGGCCTAGAAATCTCCGTAGatgtttcctctccttcctttctgctcTCAGTTTCCAGATGTGCCTACGTCTTACAGGTAGGGAGAAGGACGCAGACATGGGGTGTCCGCTCCAAGTCTGGTTGAAATCTGAGCCGGGTGTAGACGTTGAATAAATCAAGAAAAGATGCAGAGATCTTTGTCTTGAATCAAGTATTGATGTTCGAAAGCTTTTAAAGAACCAAGGtctcattaaaaaagaagaggaaaatgcaaTTTTAAGAGGCCTTCTGGCTAGTTGAATGACTCCACTGGGGTGGGTTCTCCCTCTGCCAATTCAGGTAGCAGCCCTGCCATGCTTGCTCATCACTCAgtggattctctctctctctctctctctctctctctctctctctctctctctctctctctctctctctctctctctctgtctctctctctctctctctctctctctgtctctctctctctgtctgtctctccctctctctccctctctctccctcccctgtcTCTAACTGTTATCAGAGGAAAGCTTAACCTGCTGAGACTTGTGCACTCCCCATAGTCCTGAAAGGGGGCTATAATTAAGAATGCTCTGCGGGCACAGTGAGGGCACAGGCGTGGAGTCAGAAGACCATAGTCTTCCTGATCTAGTCACTTTACCGGGAGGCTCCCTTTTTTCCAGCTGTACTGTGGAGATGATACTCTTTGGACCATCAGCCTCCTCCCCCCTCCCGGGTACCATGAGCAAGTTTCAGATTGCTCTTATTTTCCCGGGAGCCATTTGCCTTCAAACCATGGCCCCAGGAGCTGCCACCCCCCCAAGCCCACGTCTGTGGCCACTTCTACTAGGGTCGGGTGTAAGGGGTGGCTCTGGCAGCCTCCAGGTGCGGCTTCCCTCCATGGGGACAATTGCAGCTGGGAATCTGTCAGTCCTGCTTTCTATGGGGCGAGCTATAAAGGTTGTTTATAAGGCTGTGTGCCGAGGGGACCAGAATACCATAAAATCCTGTGATAATTGGGCCTGGGCTGGTTTACCTTTGTTCTGCCCATAATGAAAGGGTTTGCTAAGCAAAGGAGTTGTGTAATGAGATTGGggtgagggggggagggaaaggcttttttttttaaacacttttccCCCTTCTATACACACTTTAGAAGACTCATTTGCATACAAACAATCAACATGCTAATTACAGAATCTCTTATGTAAACAACTGATAGGCTAATTACAAATAAGCCCTTCCATAATCTTTAAGGGTCTTTCCCAACTCTTTCTATTTCTAGATTGCCAGCACTTTGAAAGTAAAAgaggggctttaaaaaaaatgttttattacaaACTTAACAAGGGAAGCTGGCTTAGTGAcgatttacatttaaattaatttccagGCATAAAGTGGCGTGGATCTTGCCCGAGCCCCTCTCGGTCCCCCTCAGGATTCTTTGTCCTCCGCCTGTGATTGAATTTTGCTCCATGTGCTCCCTCCCGAAGCCGGCAGTTTCTTCCACCGTTTGGCCCTCCCATTGTTTCTGGCCTCtctgtaattgaccatattaatatgAGGAACCCCTGGTTGCTGATCTAACTTGATCACttggaataaaaggaaatttgCAGGCGTTATTAATTTCTGAAcagtgggggaaatctggagggGAGCCAAGCGTGCTCTCTTTGCATTCTCCCCGAGGCTGGTTCTGCTTGAAGCTTCTGGCTTTGCTCCAGTGACCTCCTGAGGTGGGACTGTTTTTAAAATGCTGCTTGGAAATCTGCCTCTTATTAACTAGAAATTGCCCCAGATATTGTGTTTCTTGCTAATAATAACTCCCATTTCttgaaggtcttttttttttttttttgtaaagcccCTTTCCCATAATAACTCTAGGAGGTAGGTACTGTGAAATTGATTACCCccgttttttggggggagagaaagaaactgagtctcagggaGTCGATGTCTTGGCCAAGTATCACACGTCCCCCTGCCAGACTTAGTGGTAGTCCCGAGATCCAAGCCAAAGGCTCTCGGGGCCAGCgctctttatttgtttgttcgtTCTTTCgtttgtttattaattattaatttttttggggggggagtgtGTGGAAGCACTATTTATTGAGGAAAGGTCAGGTGAAAAGACAGCAAGACCAAATAAGGCAGACTAAAAAGAAGTCAGGGTTTATGTTTCAATATTTGCATTTGGCAATATTTCTCTCTGGACCTTAGCCTCtgctatttctctcttttgtcttAGGGGGAAAAATACCTTTTAGTTTactatttgaatttatttctcaATCTACTATTCCCATTGAATCCTTCCATGGAACAGAGAGGGAAGCTGGTAGTCTCCCACCTCTCCTTGGAAGCAGGAGGAGGGAAGTGTGTATCCTCGTGTCTTTTCGGGCCCTAAATCAGTCCcttcaatttttccttcctttacgTGGCTACAGCGGCGCCCATTCTTTTCCCACTTCCCATTGCTTCCCTCCACATccgttcataaaagtcttcccgTATTTCTGAGAAGTCTTTACATTTGTAGACTTATACAGAGCCTCGCGTTCTTAAGCCTCAGTTTGTGTGGCCACATCTCAGTTGTTGGACGCTCACCTGGTTTTTGCTTTTTCATCACCATGAGAAAGTGTCTGTTACAGTCCTTTCTGGGCAGATCATACCTCTAAGAGCCCTGAAGAAAGGTAAGTAACCCCATCTGACACGGTAACTGTAGCTGtgacaccccctcccccccagcccacCAAAAGGAGAGAGGTGTGTTTCATCATCTGTTTTCTGAGACCGGATTGCCTGTTACAACTCCTCAACGTTTACTTGTCTTGTAGCATTGACTTATTTTTCAGTATCGTTTTCCTGATTCCGCTTTCTACGCTTTGCATCGCTAGACATAtctctatgtttctctgaatCCCTCCTGTTTGTATTTCTTGTATAATTAGTATTCTGTCATATTTGTGCTATGTTTGATTCTCATTCCCTGATGGGAGAGCGTCCACTTTGCTTCtggtttcttttcctttactGTGTTATTCTCATTCCCCCAAGAAACTGCTTCCCCTTGCTCACCAGACTCTTACTGAGGAGAATTTTCTGCCTTTTCTCTGACCACCGCACGTATCGGGAAGCCAAGAATCTTCACGGAGCAAAGACGAGCATTGTGGTCATTTGGCTATTTTTGCCTTAGGCTGCTCGTGGAGGGAGGACATCACTGTCGTATCAGAGATTCTGGGGAACTGAAGGGGCTCAGTACACTCAGGGGATTGTCTCCCTTCTTTTGGCTCTTAGCCCCTACCCAGGAAACCTGGGAAACCGTGTGCATGGTAACCCCCAGCATAGGACGCTTGCCACCCCACTTGCAAGCATGCCAGTTCACAGTATTAGAGAGGAATGCTTTattaaacaaaggaaaacaaggcAGACTTTTGAATGAGCACCCATTAGAGccaaagatatatgtatgggccACAGTCATAGTTTTGACTGTGAGTCCCTTTGGTGACCCAATGCAacccaccctccctccctcccttgagTCCAGCTAGTTGAAGGGGACCGTGCAGAAGACTCGACTCCTTTCTCCGGCTTCCTGCCAACGTTCTTTCCTTCTCGCCTTCAGACTATCCAGAAAGTTGAATTCAAGCAGCCCCTCCCTTCAAGTTAGAAGGAAGAGGAAGTAAAGGCACAGGGGAAGAGAGCTGAGGGAAGACTGGTAGGGTAGGGGAGGTGACATGGTCCAGAATGGCAGCAGAAAGGATGTCTTAGTATTTATTACTCCTACTGATTAGTTTCCTAACTTCCAAAATCCAGAGAGAGCAGGTGACAGCAGAGcctaggaaggaagggaggagagtaaAAGAAGGACCTGGGGCTTGGGGGCCAGGGGCATCAAGATCTCTGCCCCCTTCCTGCTCTGGGGGGAAGGGAGTGTAGTCCCTTGCACTCATCCTATGCCTAGTGGGGCACCCAGCTTCCTGAGTTATCCTGGGAATTCTGGGGAGCCTGGGGTCTTGACTGCATAGAAGTGCCGAAAGACAAGGAGACCGTGATAGAAGGGTAGAGAAGGGCGTGAGATTAGAGGGCATAGTAGCCGCAGACAAGAGGCTTGCCATGCACACAAAAGTGTGCGCCGGCCGCGGGCTGAGGTCTACAGATCAGCATCAAAAGATAGCAGCCGTAGCAGGGTGGGGAAAGTGGCTGGTGCTCACTCTTTGTAGCCCCCGGGGCCCTGCTCGGCAGTACACGTGCCCACCGAGAGTGACTAACTCCCAGTAGATGGGTCCCTGTGGCAGAACAGGTCCAAATACTGGGGTCGGTGGAGTTGGGGGCTCAAATAAGCCTCTCTTCTGGGGGAAGCTTAAGGCCGCAGGAGACCGGTTTCCAGGAACCCACCTGCTCTTCGGTGCTGGGCTCATAGGTGCCCGTGGACTCTCGTTTCTCCCGAAGTTTTCGTCCCAGCACAGTCACTACCATAGCTAGGAGGAGGACAAAGAGCGCCGAGAAGATATAGATGACGGCCATGATCGAGCCTTGGGCCTGGGCTCCATTTTCTACGGCTGCGGTTGTGGCGTCTATATCGGCTATACCGGCGCTATCTGTTCCATTCCTGAGGGGCCAAAGAAACTGTGCTAGGGGTTGTCTGGGATCGAGGAGTTGTGGACTTAGCACGAGGCTGAGCCCCAGACCACATCCTCCTGCCACAAGTTCCCCAGAAAGTAAGACTGTGCTGCTGCTAACCTGGCTCTGATCACCTTGATCACCCCCTCAGTGCCACTTTTTCCACTTTGCCCCTCTGGATTCCTCCCTGCCATTGCTCTTGCTTCCCATATAGCACTGTCACCTCCCAACCCTCCATTCTCATCAGAGAACTCTCCTTTGGAGTTGTTGGGACGACAAACATACTGTCAGTGATTTTGATTACCAGTGTAGGCCCCAATCTGCACCCACAGGCTACCACCTCTACTGAGAGAAGGGGAATGGGTTTCCTTATTAACCCTCTGGAACCAAATTTAGACACCTGTAGGATTGGAATTTATGTTATTTCATATGAAATTAATTTACCTTGTAGCAATCGTATGTGCTCTCCCCATGCCGTTTTCTTCATTCTGCAAAAGCTCTTGAAAATCTGACTCGGTTTGGCGTCTCGACATCTCTCTTAGAGTTCTAATTCCGTGCTCCACGGAGTTTGTCAGGCAAGGCAAGTTGAGGCCTGTAACAACAGTGATAAGAAGTGGTATTTACAGCACACTTTAGAGGTATGACATCTGGATGTCTGAACAGTTTTCCAACATTTTGGTATCACCCTTTCCTGTGCCCAGCCTCCCAAGGATGTCTGGGAGGTGCTACTACGGTCAAGCCGGAAATGTATCAGAGTTGGGTCATAGGACTTGAGTTCGACTCCCCACTCTGACCTTTATTCCCCGGGTGATCTTGAAGGATCAACttcacttttctgggcctcactTTTCCCCTCTATCAAACAATTGCTGATggtgttcatccttcattcttaatagcatttaattttttccaattatatgtaaagatagtttttaatattcatctttgtaacAGTTTGAGTTCTGGATTTTCCCCCCaacctcccttccctccccaagacagcaagcaatccgatataggttaTCCATATATTAtcatcttaaacatatttccatatattctttgatctcaaagagcaccatgacatcaggaaggggaTACCGTGAcgtgcaagtgagttggattgaagtgagggaggctgggcaGAGTCACTGTCCTCTCTGGAGCCAGCTGGACCAGTGATCAGATAGAGATCAGAAAGGTGGGAGATGGTCCTGGACCAGAGATATTGGCCTTTTTAAGGTAAGGTCTCATTTTGACTGAGGCAaggcccaatcagtgattaagactaggtaagaaaagaggcagagcatggtcttttaaaaataatcaatctGGCAATAGGGGCGTGGGGagagaccctcagggtttctggccaaaacttTCTTATCAAATGATGGAATGGCTCAAAATGACCCtagttctcttccagctctagatgtGGGACCCAatcattctcttctccttcctcgcTTTTTTCCACTCTGGTTTGTAGTCCAACCCATAATTTCTCCCAGTCGCTCAAACAGAAGGAAAGGACAAGGATCTGAACAGCCAGTACATGTAAGACAGTTCACAGACTTTTGGGGGAGGGTCATGAAGATAATTACCATTATGGCACAATGAAAGGCTCACCCTTCTACAGAGAAATTCTCAGAAAGTACACATTGAACAAACTTTTTTGACatgctatcatttttttttttttgagctgctctcatttcccttttttttccctgaggcagttggagttaagtgacttgcccagggtcacacaactaggaagtgttaagtgtctgaggccagatttgaactctggtcctcctgaattcaaggctggtgctctatccactgcgccacctagctgctcccatttccttttttaataataatagttttttatgtttcaaaatcgatgcaaagatagtttctaatatttatctttgcaaaaccttgtgtttcatatttttcttcatctctttcccccactttctcccctagacacaagtaatccaatataggtaattcttctaaatatatttccatagttatcatgctgcacaagaaaaatcatatttaaaaaatgacaaagaaaaaacaagcaaataaacaacaacaacaaaggtgaaaatcctgtgttgtggtccacactcagttcccacagtcctctgtctggatgtagatgactctctctaTCACGAGtctgttggaactggcctgaatcccctcattgttgaaaagagtcatgttcatcagttagtcatcatataatcttgttgccatgcataatattttcttggttctattcacttcacttagcatcagttcatgtgagtctctccaggcctttcggAAGTCAGCCTCATGCTAGCAATCTATTCATGATGAAAGGATTgacttcttttttggggggaggaagatGAACGGTTGCGAATTTTCCCGGGCCCTCTCTATTTGCGTACATCTTCAGGTCAGCATTCTGACGTTGGCGTGGGTTTTTTGTCTTATATCTCTGCTCCTGTAACTACCCCACAAATGGTTTTCCTGAGCTCTGCTGAACCAGCTGACCTGTTCCTCCTCTTTTTGTAATGATTAATTTTGACcttggcagcccttttcatatattttcattctttctctcccctccctaaaGTTCCTTTTGCTGAATAAAATGCTCATCGATGGTCTTTTCCATCTGGTTGATTTCTGACAGAATGGAGCTGAGATGGGGTGGGATGGTAAGCAAGGGGTAGCTACCCATAGAATGAAACTTTGTCTTAGTTTAAGCGgtgcctctctctccctctcttcatttGTCCTACCATTTTCCtacttttaaggaaataaaattagttgGAGACTGGTTCCTCTCCAGTGGTTTGGCCATCTTAATGACCCTAATCTTGGTCATCTCATCCACAGATCAGAGGACATTTCCTAGTTCATTTGCTTTCATAGGAACACAGGTTTAGATCTGGGACCTGTATTACACGCCATATAGTCCTACTTtattacagaggaggaagaagcggaggctcagagaagttaaggaaATGGCTAAAGAGCCTTCGGGGTATggcagaggtgagatttgaactctggttctctgACACcaaattcaagactggtgctacGGTAGGTGACTAAAATTCCAGTTCATCGCTTTCTGAACACTATTGACCTGTTGCATGATGGGAAAAATCTACTTATAAATGATCATTGCTTGTAAATAGAGCCCAAGTGTACACCTTTTCTATTCCTTAAAGGGATATTTCAGCACTGAATTTGTGgtcagaaggcctgggttcaaatctcaatcCAGTTCCTCAGTAACATTTTGAACACAGGCAAGTTCTTTGACATCACTGGACCTCGGTTTCTTCCTGTTTTAAATGAGAGGGTTTGACCGGATGGTTTCTAAGGTCCTCCCCAGCCCTAGTTAGGGACCTGGCATGTGACCTGGcttgaataattttatttccttggcccttgttttctttctcctgcaAAATGAATGGTCCCTGAAGGCCTATCCACTTCTAGAGCTCTGAGTCTCTTATGACCCCATGCTCTTCCTCCAGCACCCATGTTTAGTCTGGGATTTGAAGCTCATCATATAGTTGCCTTTTAAACAGTTCCATCTTTTAGCTTTCAATAGGTCAAAGAAAGAAATCTCGTAGTGCGTTCCTCAgggttgttttttaaaagataggagGGAGTTTCTTTATTTTGACAGGTGGTCGGTGAGAGATGTtcttagagggtggggtgagagaaGAAGGGACTAGCTGAGAGTCTTGTTTTTGGAAAGTCTGGCAATTGGCAAGTGATGTCTTCAAAGAGACACTCCCCAATGAGGAACGGAATTGGAAGATGCAGAGGATCATGTGGCTAGCCCCTTTGAGTGACATTTCTGGATCTTTTCCTCTTACGTGCCCTACTCTCCCACATTCCACGAAGCTAGGAggtggaaaatgaaataatagattggAAAATGAATTTCCTTGACTGGGTGGCAGTGGAGGAGCATTCCAAGTATATGTTTACTCGTCATTAAGAATATCAGAATTACCACCTGGGTCAACGCCTGTATGTCTGAGCTCATGGCGAAGTTCATCAGGGTGTGGAGCCGGCTGGTTTGGAGATCACGCTAATGgcagggatgtgtgtgtgtgcacatggtGGGGGGGAAACAGAGTATTGAGAACTGGAAAAGAACCTACAGGCCACTGAATCACAGACCCTCATTTGACAGGGGGGGGAGACTGAGGTTCACAAAAATGAAGCGGTTTGGCCAAGGTTCCATGGATGGCAGACCTCCCCTCAGATCTAGTTCTAGTACCGAGAATTGGTGTCGTGGGACCCGTGACTAGAAAATGACTTTCAAATGGATAGTTTTCTAGGGGACCAGAATATAAAGTGGGAATAGATGATGATAAACAAGTCCCGAGACCAGAATAGGGAAGCGCGGTGGCCAAGATCAATGGAGATGGAAATAAGAGTATCGCTATTTGGAGCCTAGGACAGATGGAATTATTAAGCTGCTATATCAGGGAAATGCTGCCAAGAGACTTTGCCCATCTTTTAGCCAAGAAGCTGACAAGAGCATCTCCTCCTGTTCTTGTGTTCTTAGTTCTCCTCCTACTCTTGTGGAGAGCTTTGCTTTAGAGCAGAGATGTCAAACATGCAATGTACAGTGCCCCCGCCTGTGGCCCAAACCAGAtgaaaatgcaattgggaaaaattggtcaaaataaaaaaaaataaaaaggaaataagaataaaaatcaaacaCAGATAACATGgcattttaaaacaaagtcaTTGTGTAGCCCACCGGGATCCCATGTGGCCCGTGTGTATGGATTACTGGCCCCTGTGGACAACAGTAGTCTAGATcatggcttcttaaactttttccactcctgTTCCCTTTTTACCCTCTCCCCCTCAATttttgtgtgaccccaggcataTGGGTATATGAAATAGTTATACAAAACGAACATtgaatgataataaatcatagctttgtgacccccacattaaGT
This is a stretch of genomic DNA from Sminthopsis crassicaudata isolate SCR6 chromosome X, ASM4859323v1, whole genome shotgun sequence. It encodes these proteins:
- the LOC141548228 gene encoding protein crumbs homolog 3-like codes for the protein MSRRQTESDFQELLQNEENGMGRAHTIATRNGTDSAGIADIDATTAAVENGAQAQGSIMAVIYIFSALFVLLLAMVVTVLGRKLREKRESTGTYEPSTEEQALLSPALSGFWKLGN